One window of the Roseovarius sp. THAF9 genome contains the following:
- a CDS encoding ABC transporter permease: protein MKLRLAARLAARELRGGLHGFRIFLACVILGVAAIAAVGTVRQSITEGLAREGATLLGGDAEIELTYRFATPDELAWMQDTATQVSEIADFRSMAVFGEERSLTQVKAVDTAYPLVGTVELSPDIPLNQALADDGLVMHPTLADRLGATPGDAVTLGSKSFTLRALIEREPDSRTGGFGLGPRTIVLRSALDGAGLLEPGTLFSSHYRLDLPPGTDLDSTRAEAEQALEGSGMRWSDARNGAPGVAEFVERLGAFLILVGLSGLAVGGVGISAALRAYLSGKTQTIAILRSLGADQRTIFLTYLMQVTVLGALGITLGLALGVGLPVLLSPIITAQLPVPAVFAPYPGPMAEAAIYSALTILIFTLWPLAQARDIRPAALYRDADTSGTIPGAAFILTTAALVAALVWVAAWFSGNSTLTYWTAGSIAAALVVLALAGLALRAAARKIRPLARGRTALGWALGAIGGPRSTASAVVLSLGLGLSVLAAVGQVDRNLRDAITRDLPTRAPSFFFVDIQRDQMPVFSARLDSDTGVTRVDAAPMLRGIISEINGQPAAEVAGDHWVLQGDRGVSYAAALPDRSTLTAGDWWCEGYDGPPQVSFAAEEAEEMGLALGDEITLNILGRDLTAEITSFREVDFSTAGMGFIMILNEAALVNAPHSYIATVYSDAESETAILRDLSRQFPNITAISVRDAVSRVSDLLGSLASATAWGAAATLLTGFMVLIGAAAADARARSYEAAILKVLGASRARILWGLSLRAALLGAAAGSVALGAGIAGAWAVSHYVMETSFAVAWPPALGIVAGGALISLLAGLAFALGPISARPAQVLRSRE, encoded by the coding sequence ATGAAACTCCGCCTCGCCGCACGCCTCGCGGCCCGCGAACTGCGCGGCGGCCTGCACGGTTTCCGCATCTTCCTCGCCTGCGTCATCCTCGGTGTCGCGGCCATCGCCGCCGTCGGCACCGTGCGCCAGAGCATCACCGAGGGCCTCGCCCGCGAAGGCGCCACGCTTCTCGGCGGCGACGCCGAAATCGAACTGACCTACCGCTTCGCCACCCCGGACGAGCTTGCGTGGATGCAAGACACCGCCACACAAGTGTCCGAAATCGCCGATTTCCGCTCCATGGCCGTCTTCGGCGAGGAACGAAGCCTGACGCAAGTGAAAGCCGTCGACACCGCCTACCCCCTTGTGGGCACGGTGGAACTTTCGCCCGACATCCCCCTAAATCAGGCGCTGGCGGATGACGGCCTCGTCATGCACCCCACCCTCGCCGACCGCCTCGGCGCCACCCCCGGCGACGCCGTCACGCTCGGGTCCAAATCCTTCACCCTCCGCGCCCTGATCGAGCGCGAACCCGACAGCCGCACCGGCGGCTTCGGCCTTGGCCCGCGCACCATCGTGCTGCGCAGCGCGCTAGACGGTGCGGGATTGCTTGAACCCGGCACGCTCTTTTCCTCGCATTACCGCCTCGACCTGCCCCCTGGCACCGACCTCGACAGCACACGGGCAGAGGCCGAGCAAGCCCTCGAAGGCAGCGGCATGCGCTGGTCTGACGCCCGCAACGGCGCGCCGGGCGTGGCCGAATTTGTCGAACGCCTCGGCGCCTTTCTGATCCTCGTGGGCCTTTCCGGTCTGGCCGTTGGCGGTGTCGGTATATCCGCCGCGCTCCGCGCCTACCTGTCGGGCAAGACGCAGACCATCGCCATCCTCCGCAGCCTCGGCGCGGACCAACGCACGATCTTCCTCACCTACCTGATGCAGGTCACCGTTCTGGGCGCGCTTGGCATCACCCTCGGCCTCGCCCTTGGCGTCGGCCTGCCCGTCCTCCTGTCGCCCATCATCACCGCGCAACTGCCCGTGCCGGCTGTCTTCGCGCCCTATCCGGGGCCAATGGCCGAGGCTGCGATCTACAGCGCCCTCACCATCCTTATCTTCACGCTCTGGCCTCTGGCCCAGGCCCGCGATATCCGCCCCGCCGCGCTCTACCGCGATGCCGACACCTCCGGCACGATCCCCGGGGCTGCGTTCATCCTGACCACCGCCGCCCTCGTCGCCGCCCTCGTCTGGGTCGCCGCGTGGTTCTCGGGCAATTCAACACTCACTTACTGGACGGCAGGCTCCATCGCCGCCGCGCTCGTCGTGCTGGCCCTGGCCGGCCTCGCCCTGCGTGCCGCCGCCCGCAAAATCCGCCCGCTGGCCCGGGGCCGCACCGCGCTCGGCTGGGCGCTCGGCGCCATCGGCGGGCCGCGCAGCACCGCCAGCGCCGTGGTCCTGTCGCTCGGTCTCGGCCTGTCGGTTCTGGCCGCCGTGGGTCAGGTCGACCGCAACCTGCGCGACGCCATCACCCGCGACCTGCCCACCCGCGCGCCCAGCTTCTTCTTCGTCGATATCCAGCGCGACCAGATGCCCGTTTTCTCGGCCCGGCTGGACAGCGACACCGGCGTTACCCGCGTCGACGCGGCACCCATGCTGCGCGGCATCATCAGTGAAATCAACGGCCAGCCCGCAGCCGAGGTGGCAGGCGATCATTGGGTCCTGCAAGGCGACCGCGGCGTCAGCTATGCCGCCGCCCTGCCCGATCGCAGCACCCTCACCGCCGGGGATTGGTGGTGCGAAGGTTACGATGGCCCGCCCCAGGTCAGCTTCGCCGCCGAAGAGGCCGAGGAGATGGGCCTCGCTTTGGGCGACGAGATCACCCTCAACATCCTCGGCCGCGACCTGACGGCGGAAATCACCTCCTTCCGCGAGGTCGATTTTTCCACCGCCGGCATGGGCTTCATCATGATCCTGAACGAGGCCGCACTGGTGAACGCCCCCCACAGCTATATCGCCACGGTCTACTCCGACGCCGAGTCGGAAACCGCCATCCTCCGCGACCTCTCGCGCCAATTCCCCAACATCACCGCCATTTCCGTGCGCGATGCCGTCTCCCGCGTCAGCGACCTTCTGGGCAGCCTCGCCTCGGCCACCGCCTGGGGCGCCGCCGCCACGCTGCTCACCGGCTTCATGGTCCTGATCGGCGCCGCCGCCGCCGACGCCCGCGCCCGCAGCTACGAGGCGGCGATCCTCAAGGTCCTCGGCGCCAGCCGCGCGCGCATCCTCTGGGGCCTGTCCCTGCGCGCCGCGCTCCTTGGCGCGGCCGCCGGCAGCGTCGCACTCGGCGCGGGCATCGCGGGCGCCTGGGCCGTCAGCCATTATGTGATGGAAACCTCCTTCGCCGTGGCCTGGCCACCCGCCCTCGGCATCGTCGCGGGTGGTGCGCTCATCAGCCTGCTGGCGGGTCTCGCCTTCGCTCTCGGCCCCATTTCCGCCCGCCCTGCACAGGTCTTGCGCAGCCGCGAATAA
- a CDS encoding ABC transporter ATP-binding protein has protein sequence MTDPVLSLREAALSLQGNAGPVDILEAISLDVHRGDTLGLVGPSGSGKSSLLMLMGGLERATGGKVKALGQDLTTMSEDALARLRRDHIGVVFQSFHLIPTMTALENVATPLELAGNADALARAEEELTAVGLGKRLNHYPSQLSGGEQQRVALARAAAPRPDILLADEPTGNLDSTTGTAIIDLLFGLQDRHGATLVLVTHDPGLADRCARVAELSDGHLSERQTPKARTA, from the coding sequence ATGACAGACCCCGTGTTATCGCTACGCGAGGCCGCACTCTCGCTGCAAGGCAATGCCGGCCCCGTCGACATACTTGAGGCTATCAGCCTCGATGTCCACCGCGGCGACACGCTCGGGCTGGTGGGGCCGTCGGGGTCCGGCAAATCCTCGCTGCTGATGCTGATGGGCGGGCTGGAACGCGCCACCGGCGGCAAGGTCAAGGCACTGGGCCAGGACCTCACGACCATGTCCGAGGATGCGCTCGCCCGCCTGCGCCGCGACCATATCGGCGTGGTTTTCCAGTCCTTCCACCTCATCCCCACCATGACCGCGCTGGAAAACGTCGCCACACCCCTCGAACTGGCTGGCAACGCGGACGCCTTAGCCCGCGCCGAGGAGGAGCTGACCGCCGTGGGCCTGGGCAAACGCCTGAACCACTACCCCTCGCAGCTTTCGGGCGGCGAGCAGCAGCGCGTCGCGCTGGCCCGCGCCGCCGCCCCGCGCCCTGATATCCTGCTGGCGGACGAGCCCACCGGCAACCTCGACAGCACCACCGGCACCGCCATCATCGACCTGCTCTTTGGCCTGCAGGACCGTCACGGCGCCACGCTGGTCCTCGTAACCCACGACCCCGGCCTTGCCGATCGCTGCGCCCGCGTGGCCGAACTCAGCGACGGCCACCTTTCCGAGCGTCAGACCCCCAAGGCCCGGACCGCATGA
- a CDS encoding arylesterase: MAGKVAALVFLGLPAFGEGPVTILALGDSLTQGYGLAQEDGFVPQLEGWLEENDVAAEVINAGVSGDTTAGGASRVEWSLTPEVDAMIVALGGNDMLRGLDPGEARANLRTILEVAEGQDLPVLMVGMQAPTNFGPDYKAAFDAMYPELSEEFGALYFESFFKGLGEGEPSELQSYFQSDGIHPNAEGVARIVEAIGPAVAELAGGIE, encoded by the coding sequence TTGGCGGGCAAGGTCGCGGCGCTTGTTTTCCTTGGTTTGCCGGCATTTGGTGAAGGGCCGGTGACGATCCTGGCGCTGGGTGACAGCCTGACGCAGGGATACGGGCTGGCGCAGGAGGACGGGTTCGTGCCGCAGCTGGAAGGTTGGCTGGAAGAGAACGACGTAGCCGCGGAAGTCATCAACGCGGGCGTGTCGGGAGACACCACGGCAGGCGGCGCGTCACGGGTCGAATGGAGCCTGACGCCCGAGGTCGACGCGATGATCGTGGCGCTGGGCGGCAACGATATGCTGCGCGGGCTGGACCCGGGCGAGGCGCGGGCGAACCTGAGGACGATCCTAGAGGTGGCCGAGGGGCAAGACCTGCCGGTGCTGATGGTGGGGATGCAGGCGCCGACGAATTTCGGGCCGGATTACAAAGCGGCGTTCGATGCGATGTACCCGGAGTTATCCGAGGAGTTCGGCGCGCTTTATTTCGAGAGCTTCTTCAAAGGGTTGGGCGAAGGGGAGCCGTCCGAATTGCAGAGTTATTTCCAGTCGGACGGGATACATCCGAACGCCGAGGGCGTGGCCCGGATCGTAGAGGCGATTGGGCCGGCTGTGGCGGAATTAGCAGGCGGGATCGAGTGA
- a CDS encoding L,D-transpeptidase: MFNRRQFVATAAAAATAPALPAAAQSFQIAPKYMPQDVNISAKYTPGQMLILPKAHFLYLITEQGRARRYGVGVGRAGLEFTGRATIDVKKKWPTWRPTNEMIEREPKTYAKFKGNDYVQPGGKGNPLGARALYLFQNGRDTYFRIHGTTAPRSIGRSVSNGCIRMINDHVIDLYERVPLGTVVTVL; encoded by the coding sequence ATGTTCAATCGCCGCCAATTCGTGGCCACCGCGGCCGCGGCCGCCACTGCGCCTGCACTGCCTGCCGCCGCGCAATCGTTCCAGATCGCTCCGAAATACATGCCGCAGGATGTGAACATCTCGGCCAAGTATACCCCCGGCCAGATGCTGATCCTGCCCAAGGCGCATTTCCTGTACCTGATCACCGAGCAGGGCCGCGCCCGCCGCTACGGTGTCGGCGTAGGACGCGCCGGGCTGGAATTCACCGGCCGCGCCACCATCGACGTCAAGAAAAAGTGGCCCACCTGGCGCCCGACCAATGAAATGATCGAACGCGAGCCCAAGACCTATGCCAAGTTCAAGGGCAACGATTACGTCCAGCCGGGCGGCAAAGGCAACCCGCTGGGCGCGCGCGCGCTTTACCTGTTCCAGAACGGGCGTGACACGTATTTCCGCATCCACGGCACCACCGCACCCCGCTCGATCGGGCGCTCGGTGTCGAATGGATGCATCCGCATGATTAACGATCACGTGATCGACCTCTACGAACGCGTGCCGCTGGGCACCGTGGTCACCGTTCTGTAA
- a CDS encoding NAD(P)/FAD-dependent oxidoreductase, whose translation MPDFDLVILGAGPAGTAAAMQARTLGLSVALVDKALFPRQKLCGGLVTGRCAAHLSDIFGMQITADLFETRRNFEFYLKDQSLGDLQDVPPLHLTMRWDFDHHLLKQALAAGAADYTGHRIEALDFKANTVALANGETLTYKLLIAADGVQSPTAKALFGKPFSQHTIGFALEIEGPAQAPTEATPIRIDFAAADWGYGWSFPKKHSTTIGLGGLHARNPEMKSHLAAYLAKLGTGEDAKVKGHFLPFGAPKPTPGKGTVLLAGDAAGLVDPITGEGIGHAIHSGALAARAAKTALDQGDASRALPLYTTATKPIRRAIAQARMLRPLIFARPLQPFFARTFAASTTLKRDYMHLLSGDTEYPALLRRTALRLPRAALRYLSAAASGN comes from the coding sequence ATGCCCGATTTCGACCTTGTCATCCTCGGCGCCGGCCCTGCCGGAACAGCCGCCGCCATGCAGGCCCGCACGCTGGGCCTGAGCGTGGCGCTTGTCGACAAGGCATTGTTTCCACGCCAAAAACTCTGCGGCGGGCTTGTGACGGGTCGCTGTGCGGCGCATCTGTCCGACATTTTCGGCATGCAGATCACCGCCGATCTCTTCGAGACGCGGCGAAATTTCGAATTCTATCTGAAAGATCAATCTCTTGGGGACCTCCAAGATGTCCCTCCCCTGCACCTGACCATGCGTTGGGATTTCGATCACCACCTGCTGAAACAGGCCCTTGCCGCCGGGGCCGCGGACTATACCGGCCACCGCATCGAAGCCCTTGATTTCAAAGCCAATACCGTCGCTCTGGCCAACGGCGAAACCCTCACCTACAAGCTCCTTATCGCCGCCGACGGCGTTCAAAGCCCCACCGCCAAGGCTTTGTTCGGCAAGCCTTTTTCCCAACACACCATCGGTTTCGCACTGGAAATCGAAGGCCCCGCGCAAGCCCCGACCGAGGCCACCCCCATCCGCATCGACTTCGCCGCAGCCGACTGGGGCTATGGCTGGTCCTTTCCCAAGAAACACAGCACCACCATCGGCTTGGGCGGCCTGCACGCCCGGAACCCCGAGATGAAATCGCACCTCGCCGCCTATCTGGCCAAGCTCGGCACGGGCGAGGATGCCAAGGTCAAGGGACATTTCCTGCCCTTCGGCGCGCCCAAGCCCACGCCCGGCAAGGGCACTGTCCTGCTGGCGGGCGATGCCGCCGGCCTCGTCGATCCGATCACCGGCGAGGGGATCGGCCACGCCATCCACTCCGGCGCGCTGGCCGCCCGTGCTGCGAAAACTGCGCTGGATCAAGGGGATGCCAGCCGCGCTCTGCCCCTTTACACAACGGCAACAAAGCCAATTCGCCGCGCCATCGCGCAGGCCCGGATGCTGCGGCCGCTGATCTTTGCCAGGCCCCTGCAACCATTCTTCGCCCGCACTTTCGCCGCGTCCACGACGCTCAAGCGCGATTACATGCACCTGCTCTCGGGCGACACGGAATATCCCGCCCTCTTGCGCCGCACCGCCCTGCGCCTGCCCCGTGCGGCGCTCCGTTACCTCTCTGCCGCAGCTTCGGGAAACTGA
- a CDS encoding BrnA antitoxin family protein produces the protein MPTKTERAARASLMQSLIYLQQESWIPDTIADEIPEAWHTLEMDVPVEEPKEKVTLYLDRSVARFYRAMGKGYQGRINRLLATYMQMHLAKEVRLEEVLRERVGMGE, from the coding sequence ATGCCCACCAAGACCGAACGCGCCGCCCGTGCCAGCCTGATGCAAAGCCTGATCTATCTGCAGCAGGAAAGCTGGATCCCCGACACGATCGCGGACGAGATCCCGGAGGCGTGGCACACGCTGGAGATGGACGTGCCGGTGGAGGAGCCGAAGGAGAAGGTGACGCTGTATCTGGACCGGTCCGTGGCGCGCTTCTATCGCGCGATGGGGAAGGGGTACCAAGGGCGGATCAACCGGCTGCTGGCGACGTATATGCAGATGCATCTGGCGAAGGAGGTGCGGTTGGAGGAGGTTTTAAGGGAGAGGGTTGGGATGGGGGAGTGA
- a CDS encoding HEPN domain-containing protein, translating to MYAIEQRFRKLEAQIALACDIQDDEIAANMRRFGSVLICGFVERSIEVIVLERLRNRAHPKVINFVKSHFKKGTNYNCEAIATLLERFEVNWRDEFKKFMEESEKEVEALASTYSVRNSVAHGGDSGITATTLRERCEDAKKIVDAVLVATRI from the coding sequence ATGTATGCGATTGAACAACGTTTTAGAAAACTTGAGGCACAAATTGCCTTGGCGTGTGATATTCAAGACGACGAAATTGCCGCGAATATGCGGCGATTTGGCAGCGTGCTTATTTGCGGTTTTGTTGAACGTTCCATTGAAGTCATTGTGTTAGAAAGACTTCGCAACAGAGCGCATCCAAAAGTAATAAATTTTGTCAAAAGTCATTTCAAAAAGGGTACCAACTACAATTGCGAAGCAATAGCCACTTTGCTTGAAAGATTTGAGGTAAACTGGCGAGACGAATTCAAAAAATTTATGGAAGAGAGTGAAAAAGAAGTCGAAGCCTTAGCTTCAACTTATTCGGTTAGAAACTCGGTAGCTCACGGTGGAGATAGCGGAATAACTGCGACTACCTTAAGAGAGCGTTGTGAAGATGCTAAGAAGATAGTTGACGCCGTACTTGTTGCGACAAGAATATAG
- a CDS encoding DUF262 domain-containing protein, giving the protein MTTDTTIDDQVPSEDEEDLSLAEGVDDESEQESTSKGSYTIRSYGADYTVDSLVKRMDTGAFIVPDFQRRFVWSKTHASRFIESLLMGLPVPGIFLYKRPEDGKNLVIDGQQRLKTLQAFYKGVFRETAFRLIGVREPWNGLTYDDLDPDDQLRLDDSIVHAVVFSQESPKDSIDSIHFVFERINSGGIRLSAQEIRNCIAEGAFTELTHKLNEDKHWRKIFGKPSARSKDQELVTRVLALLEKGDQYERPMATFLTKFTKEMNDASQQKLASLSSTFKETTELCWQALDGSAFRPVRSLNAAVLDAVMSEIARRLRKRGPKPTAKEIKKAYDSLLKSDEFREGWVRSTADEESVKTRLKHAREAFSKI; this is encoded by the coding sequence ATGACAACAGATACAACTATCGACGATCAAGTACCTTCAGAAGATGAAGAGGACTTGTCTTTGGCAGAAGGCGTTGACGACGAATCCGAGCAAGAGTCCACGTCTAAAGGCTCATACACAATTAGAAGCTACGGCGCTGATTACACAGTAGACTCATTAGTTAAGCGAATGGATACTGGCGCTTTCATTGTGCCTGATTTCCAGAGGAGGTTTGTGTGGTCCAAAACTCATGCATCACGTTTCATAGAGTCGCTTCTTATGGGGCTGCCCGTACCCGGAATTTTCTTATACAAGCGACCGGAGGATGGAAAAAATCTCGTTATTGACGGGCAGCAACGCCTCAAGACTTTGCAAGCGTTCTACAAAGGCGTTTTTAGAGAAACAGCATTCCGGCTAATCGGCGTAAGAGAGCCTTGGAATGGGCTAACCTATGATGATCTAGACCCAGACGATCAGTTGCGTTTGGACGACTCAATCGTGCATGCGGTCGTTTTCAGTCAAGAAAGTCCAAAAGATTCCATCGACAGCATCCATTTTGTGTTCGAAAGGATTAACTCTGGCGGCATTAGACTCTCTGCGCAGGAAATTAGAAACTGCATTGCAGAAGGTGCCTTCACGGAACTCACGCACAAACTGAATGAAGACAAGCATTGGCGTAAGATCTTCGGCAAACCAAGCGCTCGCTCGAAAGATCAAGAGCTTGTCACGAGAGTTCTAGCCTTACTCGAAAAAGGCGACCAGTATGAACGTCCGATGGCTACATTCCTTACAAAGTTCACAAAAGAAATGAATGATGCCAGCCAACAGAAACTGGCTTCACTAAGCAGCACTTTTAAAGAGACCACTGAACTGTGCTGGCAAGCCTTGGATGGCAGCGCATTCAGGCCCGTGCGATCCCTAAACGCGGCTGTGCTAGATGCCGTAATGTCGGAAATAGCTCGTAGATTACGCAAAAGAGGGCCTAAGCCAACTGCTAAGGAAATCAAAAAAGCTTACGATTCTCTATTAAAGTCGGATGAGTTTCGAGAAGGATGGGTTCGTTCCACGGCTGATGAAGAGTCAGTAAAAACGAGGCTTAAGCACGCAAGAGAAGCTTTTTCAAAAATCTGA
- the ettA gene encoding energy-dependent translational throttle protein EttA → MAAYQYVYHMQGVSKTYPGGKKCFENIHLSFLPGVKIGVVGVNGAGKSTLMKIMAGLDTDFTGEAWSAEGAKVGYLPQEPELDPNLTVRENVMLGVAAHKAKLERFNELAMNYSDETADEMAALQDEIDSNNLWDLDSQVDVSMEALRCPPDDADVTTLSGGEKRRVALCKLLLEAPDMLLLDEPTNHLDAETIAWLQQHLIDYKGTILIVTHDRYFLDDITGWILELDRGRGIPYEGNYSAWLEQKAKRLEQEKREDKSKQKTLERELEWMRQGQKARQSKQKARIERYNELANQSEREKVSRAQIVIPNGPRLGGKVIEVEGLQKAMGDKLLIEDLTFSLPPGGIVGVIGPNGAGKSTLFKMFTGQEQPDKGELSYGDTVELSYVDQSRDDLKDNDTVWEAITGGAEIIQLGDAQVNSRAYCSSFNFKGGDQQKKVSLLSGGERNRVHMARLLKEGGNVLLLDEPTNDLDVETLRALEDALVDFAGCAVVISHDRFFLDRICTHILAFEGEAHVEWFEGNFEDYEEDKKRRLGPDALEPKRIKHKKFAR, encoded by the coding sequence ATGGCAGCCTATCAATACGTCTACCACATGCAGGGCGTCTCCAAGACCTACCCCGGCGGCAAGAAATGCTTCGAGAACATCCATCTCAGCTTCCTGCCCGGCGTGAAGATCGGCGTCGTCGGCGTGAACGGCGCCGGTAAATCCACCCTGATGAAGATCATGGCCGGCCTCGACACCGATTTCACCGGCGAGGCGTGGTCCGCCGAAGGCGCCAAGGTTGGCTACCTGCCGCAGGAGCCCGAACTGGACCCCAACCTCACCGTGCGCGAAAACGTAATGCTCGGCGTCGCCGCCCACAAGGCCAAGCTGGAACGCTTCAACGAACTGGCCATGAACTACTCGGACGAGACCGCCGACGAGATGGCCGCCCTTCAGGATGAGATCGACTCCAACAACCTCTGGGATCTCGACAGCCAGGTCGATGTCTCGATGGAGGCGCTCCGCTGCCCCCCCGACGACGCCGACGTGACCACCCTCTCGGGCGGTGAAAAACGCCGCGTCGCGCTCTGCAAACTGCTGCTCGAAGCGCCCGACATGCTGCTGCTGGACGAGCCCACCAACCACCTGGATGCGGAAACCATCGCGTGGCTGCAACAGCACCTCATCGACTACAAGGGCACGATCCTGATCGTCACCCACGACCGCTATTTCCTCGACGACATCACCGGCTGGATTCTCGAGCTGGACCGCGGCCGCGGCATCCCCTACGAGGGCAACTATTCCGCGTGGCTGGAGCAAAAGGCCAAGCGGCTGGAGCAGGAAAAGCGCGAGGACAAGTCCAAACAGAAGACCCTCGAACGCGAGTTGGAATGGATGCGCCAAGGCCAGAAGGCCCGCCAATCCAAGCAGAAGGCCCGGATCGAACGCTACAACGAGCTGGCCAACCAGTCCGAGCGTGAAAAGGTCTCCCGCGCCCAGATCGTCATCCCCAACGGCCCCCGCCTTGGCGGCAAGGTGATCGAGGTCGAGGGCCTGCAAAAGGCCATGGGCGACAAGCTTCTGATCGAGGACCTAACCTTCTCGCTACCCCCCGGCGGCATCGTCGGCGTGATCGGCCCCAACGGCGCCGGTAAATCCACGCTGTTCAAGATGTTCACCGGGCAGGAGCAGCCGGACAAGGGCGAGCTGTCCTACGGCGACACGGTCGAACTCAGCTATGTCGACCAGTCCCGCGACGACCTCAAGGACAACGACACCGTGTGGGAGGCCATCACCGGCGGCGCCGAAATCATCCAGCTGGGCGACGCACAGGTGAACTCCCGCGCCTATTGCTCCTCCTTCAACTTCAAGGGCGGCGACCAGCAGAAAAAGGTCTCGCTGCTGTCAGGCGGCGAACGTAACCGCGTCCACATGGCCCGCCTCCTGAAAGAAGGCGGCAACGTCCTCCTGCTCGACGAACCCACCAACGACCTCGACGTCGAAACCCTCCGCGCGCTTGAAGACGCGCTGGTCGATTTCGCCGGCTGCGCCGTGGTCATCTCCCACGACCGCTTTTTCCTCGACCGCATCTGCACGCATATCCTGGCGTTCGAAGGCGAGGCCCACGTGGAATGGTTCGAAGGCAACTTTGAGGATTACGAGGAAGATAAGAAGAGACGTTTGGGTCCAGACGCGTTAGAACCGAAAAGGATCAAGCATAAGAAGTTTGCACGGTAA